A region from the Onychomys torridus chromosome 22, mOncTor1.1, whole genome shotgun sequence genome encodes:
- the LOC118572681 gene encoding Y-linked testis-specific protein 1-like, with product MKPKRRKIATRQWIRSAVAHRTRSTAIKKMIPTKRDRPPLQNQNRDRPSQDLENIVGCRISHGWKEGNEPVTHWKAIVLDQLPTNPSLYLVKYDGIDCVYGLELHSDQRISQLKILPQKVSFPQVRGTHLASTIVGRAVEHEFEDKDGSQNEWRGVVLAQVPITKTWFYITYERDPVLYIYPLLDDYINGNLHIIPEFPPAEVKSEADRNVLLGQCVRYTKGDGSKKIGKVIYQVLAKPPTHFIKFDDDTHIYVYDLGEKNPLIRNSQRVGR from the coding sequence ATGAAGCCCAAGCGTAGAAAGATAGCCACAAGGCAATGGATCAGGAGTGCTGTGGCCCACCGCACGAGGTCTACAGCCATAAAGAAGATGATTCCGACGAAGAGGGACAGGCCACCTCTCCAGAATCAGAACAGAGACAGGCCTTCCCAGGATCTGGAGAACATTGTCGGCTGCAGAATTTCTCATGGATGGAAAGAAGGTAACGAGCCAGTCACCCACTGGAAGGCCATTGTTCTGGATCAACTGCCGACAAATCCCTCTCTCTATTTAGTGAAGTATGATGGGATTGATTGTGTCTACGGACTGGAGCTTCACAGCGACCAAAGGATTTCACAACttaagatcctgcctcagaaagtGTCATTCCCTCAAGTTAGAGGCACCCACCTCGCAAGCACCATCGTTGGCAGAGCAGTGGAACATGAATTTGAGGACAAAGATGGCTCTCAGAATGAGTGGAGGGGGGTGGTCCTAGCCCAGGTGCCCATCACCAAGACCTGGTTTTACATTACCTATGAGAGAGATCCGGTCTTGTACATATACCCACTCCTGGATGATTACATTAACGGTAACCTCCACATCATTCCTGAGTTTCCGCCGGCAGAGGTGAAGTCAGAAGCAGACAGAAATGTCTTACTAGGTCAGTGTGTGCGGTACACCAAAGGTGATGGAAGCAAAAAGATTGGCAAGGTCATTTACCAAGTTCTAGCCAAACCTCCCACGCATTTCATCAAGTTCGATGACGACACCCATATCTACGTCTatgatttgggggaaaaaaatcctttaatAAGGAATTCACAACGTGTGGGAAGGTAG